A single genomic interval of Drosophila virilis strain 15010-1051.87 chromosome 2, Dvir_AGI_RSII-ME, whole genome shotgun sequence harbors:
- the lbe gene encoding homeobox protein B-H1, with the protein MLCPPTMRPASPAESEISVGGAPSPLPAQHQLHQQQHLHQHPHHLQQLPRDLLQQQQLLMQQHAAAAAAAAAAAGLTRGAVGTLPEDYFQPLKRLRMSSSSSEPRDQTPSPPPAQPNPTATAAAGNAPGSTKSAIEGVKSFSIADILGHSEKQRCASSSPPPTATLLAPPAARPVGGLLQPRSEPLDMHPAAAAAMLLPGAQIVRPWDHLLGPMPVRPFIPSALLHYEQRLALDYHRQLQEHFNAQAQLLRHMGMDIIPSESGSDRSSSAASDCCSPEIARDSAAAAAVAAGAALRRSHSPQSSAQAAQAERERHASSGSGNAASSPAQAAGSAQSNANAAAEAKAKANGTPLDALFQMTTKDFDESQDKSHLDIFSNRPQPKKKRKSRTAFTNHQIFELEKRFLYQKYLSPADRDEIAASLGLSNAQVITWFQNRRAKQKRDIEELKKDFDSVKVFSAHKSFLENVNDLSILKKKPMHEADMVGLAAAAAAAGMVGVGVGVPVSAAQAALATPPK; encoded by the exons ATGCTCTGTCCGCCCACAATGCGTCCGGCCAGCCCTGCCGAATCCGAGATTTCCGTCGGCGGTGCGCCTAGCCCGCTGCCGGCCCAGCATCagctgcatcagcagcaacatcttCATCAGCATCCCCATCATCTCCAGCAGCTGCCACGCGatctgctgcagcaacagcagttgcTGATGCAACAACatgctgcagccgctgcggcggccgctgctgccgccgggcTGACGCGCGGTGCCGTCGGCACGCTGCCGGAGGATTACTTTCAGCCGCTGAAGCGTCTGCGCATGTCCTCCTCCTCATCGGAGCCGCGCGATCAAACGCCCAGTCCACCCCCAGCCCAACCCAATCCAACTGCCACGGCAGCCGCTGGCAATGCACCGGGCAGCACAAAGTCCGCCATCGAGGGCGTCAAGAGCTTTTCCATAGCCGACATTCTGGGCCACTCGGAGAAGCAGCGCTGTGCGTCCAGTTCGCCACCGCCGACTGCCACGCTGCTGGCACCACCGGCTGCCCGGCCAGTTGGAGGTCTGCTGCAGCCGCGCAGCGAGCCGCTGGACATGCATCCGGCTGCGGCCGCCGCCATGCTGCTGCCCGGCGCACAGATAGTGCGTCCGTGGGATCATCTGCTGGGGCCGATGCCCGTCCGGCCGTTCATACCCTCAGCCCTGCTGCACTACGAGCAGCGCCTGGCCCTGGACTATCATCGCCAGCTGCAGGAGCACTTCAATGCCCAGGCCCAGCTGCTGCGCCACATGGGCATGGACATCATACCCTCCGAGAGTGGCTCGGATCGCTCCAGCTCCGCGGCCAGCGATTGCTGCTCGCCGGAAATAGCACGCGACTcggccgctgccgctgccgtcgccGCCGGCGCCGCCCTGCGCCGCAGCCATAGCCCACAGTCCTCTGCGCAAGCAGCCCAGGCAGAGCGGGAACGTCACGCATCCAGCGGCTCTGGTAATGCCGCCTCGAGTCCCGCCCAGGCGGCGGGCAGCGCACAGAGCAACGCCAACGCCGCCGCCGAGGCCAAGGCCAAGGCCAATGGCACTCCTCTCGACGCGCTCTTCCAGATGACCACCAAGGACTTTGATGAGTCACAAG ACAAATCGCACTTGGACATATTCTCGAACCGACCACAGCCGAAGAAGAAGCGCAAATCGCGCACCGCATTCACCAACCATCAGATCTTTGAGCTGGAGAAGCGTTTTCTCTATCAGAAATATCTGTCACCCGCCGATCGGGATGAGATCGCCGCCTCGCTGGGCCTCTCGAATGCACAGGTGATCACCTGGTTCCAGAATCGGCGTGCCAAGCAGAAGCGCGACATTGAGGAGCTGAAAAAGGATTTCGACAGCGTCAAGGTCTTCTCGGCCCACAAATCCTTTCTGGAGAACGTCAACGATCTGAGCATACTCAAGAAGAAGCCCATGCATGAGGCGGACATGGTTGGCCtagctgccgcagcagctgccgctggcaTGGTGGGCGTGGGCGTAGGCGTGCCCGTATCCGCAGCCCAGGCAGCGCTGGCAACGCCCCCGAAATGA